Proteins co-encoded in one Parus major isolate Abel chromosome 17, Parus_major1.1, whole genome shotgun sequence genomic window:
- the RNF224 gene encoding RING finger protein 224 codes for MCVAADCRSASPEGRPYCSTQVPERSCTELKVHLFPQVTSDRKWPQVVPGDRLDIREKLSTEGVVKGWHRLPRAAAESPSLEVFRKCVDVAAGDMVGADPAGGAGLILDPIILKISEFFVTRVPVTQSPGLGFPAADPIAPVPERTATAPRDSTALLLPTLRPWEASQDSMSQAGGSPGPEDLGSSVGAHSRTPSRGSQRVECIICYSSYDLGVRLPRRLYCGHTFCQACLKRLDAVSNEQRWIPCPQCRQNTPTPRGGVTMLDLDLATFLAVKADKEQPRPAGRAPPAPKGCCKEPAVTQQPAGPCREPGTPALFPRRGCCRLCLCCGVTAALES; via the exons ATGTGTGTCGCTGCTGATTGCAGATCTGCCTCCCCTGAGGGCAGACCTTACTGCTCCACACAAGTCCCTGAAAGGAGCTGTACTGAACTGAAGGTTCATCTCTTTCcccaagtaacaagtgacaggaaatggcctcaggtcGTGCCAGGGgataggttggatattagggaaaaacTTTCCACTGAAGGTGTTGTAAAGGGCTGGCACCGGCTTCCCAGGGCTGCGgcagagtcaccatccctggaagtgttcagaaaatgtgttgatgtggcagctggggacatggTTGGTGCTGACcctgctggtggtgctggcCTGATATTGGACCCGAtcattttaaag ATTTCAGAGTTCTTTGTTACCCGGGTGCCTGTAACCCAATCTCCCGGGCTTGGCTTCCCTGCAGCAGATCCAATAGCACCTGTCCCTGAAAG AACTGCCACAGCCCCCCgggacagcacagcccttcTGCTACCAACCCTGAGGCCCTGGGAAGCATCTCAGGACAG CATGTCCCAGGCCGgcggcagccccggcccggAGGATTTGGGGTCGAGTGTCGGGGCTCACTCGCGCACCCCGAGCCGGGGCAGCCAGCGCGTCGAGTGCATCATCTGCTACTCCTCGTACGACCTGGGGGTGCGGCTGCCGCGGCGCCTGTACTGCGGCCACACGTTCTGCCAGGCGTGCCTGAAGCGCCTGGACGCGGTGAGCAACGAGCAGCGCTGGATCCCGTGCCCGCAGTGCCGCCAGAACACCCCCACGCCCCGCGGAGGGGTCACCATGCTCGACCTCGACCTCGCCACCTTCCTGGCCGTCAAGGCCGACAAGGAGCAGCCGCGGCCGGCCGGCAGGGCTCCCCCCGCTCCCAAGGGCTGCTGCAAGGAGCCGGCGGTGACCCAGCAGCCGGCGGGGCCGTGCCGAGAGCCCGGGACCCCCGCGCTGTTCCCCCGGCGCGGCTGCTGCcggctgtgcctgtgctgcgGGGTCACGGCCGCGCTGGAGAGCTGA
- the LRRC26 gene encoding leucine-rich repeat-containing protein 26 gives MGCWRLPGPALALLLLLSPPPSPACPAACHCSPGEVDCRERGLLEVPWSLSTNTSALWLGYNFITVLGPRSFPPLPGLRLLSLAHNRLELLHSHALLGLGGLQELDLSHNRLTLLTPDTFLPLTSLATLNLGSNRLGELEPGVPGALPQLQALLLQDNPWVCSCGILPLWRWLSHNREKVREKSLLLCRVPEQLNKYPIMAFGEESFRQCQESSLSPQHYIAFFIIGPFSFIASIFFCTVLGSLVVLYHSLRRESHCWRRPHVCRVH, from the exons AtgggctgctggaggctccccggccccgcgctggccttgctgctgctgctgagcccccCGCCCTCGCCAGCCTGCCCGGCCGCCTGCCACTGCTCCCCGGGAGAGGTGGACTGCAGAGAGCGGGGCCTCCTCGAGGTGCCCTGGAGCCTCTCGACCAACACCAGCGCCCTGTGGCTCGGCTACAACTTCATCACGGTGCTGGGGCCGCGCTCCTTCCCTCCGCTGCCGGGGCTGCGGCTGCTGAGCCTGGCGCACAAccggctggagctgctgcacagccacgCTCTGCTGGGGCTcggggggctgcaggagctggaccTCAGCCACAACCGCCTCACCCTGCTCACCCCCGACACCTTCCTGCCCCTCACCAGCCTGGCCACGCTCAACCTGGGCAGCaacaggctgggggagctggagcCCGGGGTGCCGGGCGCCTTGCCCCAGCTCCAAGCGCTTCTCCTGCAGGATAACCCCTGGGTGTGCAGCTGCGGCATCCTGCCCCTCTGGCGCTGGCTGAGCCACAACAGGGAAAAAGTGCGAG agaaGAGTTTGCTTCTCTGCAGAGTTCCGGAGCAGCTGAACAAGTATCCGATCATGGCCTTTGGGGAGGAGTCCttcaggcagtgccaggagagCTCGCTGTCCCCCCAGCACTACATCGCCTTTTTCATCATTGGGCCCTTCTCCTTCATCGCCAGCATCTTCTTCTGTACCGTGCTGGGCTCGCTCGTGGTGCTCTACCACAGCCTGCGCCGGGAATCCCACTGCTGGAGGAGACCCCACGTCTGCAGGGTGCACTGA
- the CYSRT1 gene encoding cysteine-rich tail protein 1, with the protein MDRGVTVENPYASVNIPREQFQQSFITRYLTDEPTIIANPAAVPSCGKEEQTDLANGWNSPTISTDKSWSRPYNPYASLRMPNGDSSASFYTVTLDKAPKGQEQGAGRRCGCCSCCSCCPKCCCVIS; encoded by the coding sequence ATGGATCGTGGAGTCACCGTGGAGAACCCCTACGCCAGCGTTAACATCCCACGGGAGCAGTTCCAACAGAGCTTCATCACTCGCTACCTGACAGATGAGCCCACCATCATCGCCAACCCCGCAGCCGTGCCCTCCTGTGGCAAGGAGGAGCAGACAGACCTTGCTAACGGCTGGAACAGCCCAACCATCTCCACAGACAAGTCCTGGTCCCGTCCCTACAACCCCTACGCCAGCCTGAGGATGCCCAATGGGGACTCATCTGCCTCCTTCTACACCGTCACCCTGGACAAGGCACCCAAGGGCCAGGAgcagggggctggcaggaggtgtggctgctgcagctgctgctcctgctgccccaagTGCTGCTGTGTCATCTCCTAA